From the genome of Bradyrhizobium sp. SZCCHNS1050, one region includes:
- the recG gene encoding ATP-dependent DNA helicase RecG: MRPSILNPLFAPVTTLSGVGPKQDKLLRYLLGCTETPRLVDLLLHLPASVIDRRNRPKVRDVEAGTVVTLEVTVDRHRPSRNARAPYLVYASDETGDVVLTFFRPKGDYIEKMLPVGAKRYVSGTVQMYDGVPQIVHPDRILDEAGFAKLSGIDPVYPLTEGLALGSLRRAIAAALTKLPELPEWISPEVLRRCNFPSLKEALTRVHVPQELTDILPENPFWSRLAFDELLAGQLALALVRAQLRRPAGNRHAGDGHLRRKIIDALPYALTNSQAEAMAAIAADLEKPVRMLRLLQGDVGSGKTVVALLAAAAVAEAGKQAALMAPTEILARQHAKTIAPLAARAGMNVVILTGREKGKERRDILARLEAGEIDILIGTHALIQDDVVFKSLALAIVDEQHRFGVRERLALTSKGEAVDVLVLSATPIPRTLVLTYFGDMDISELREKPAGRQPIDTRAVADTRLGEVVDAVGRALDAGKLVYWICPLVEESEAEGIDHLTNATDRYESLRERFGDKVGLVHGKMKGSEKDEVMGRFAAHELRLLVATTVVEVGVDVPAASIMVIENAERFGLAQLHQLRGRIGRGSEASTCILLYHEPLGPMSKARLAVIRETTDGFRIAEEDLKLRGEGDVLGIRQSGLPGYRIARPEVHAQLITQARDEALRILKEDPKLKGPRSDALRCLLYLYERDEAIPLLTAG; the protein is encoded by the coding sequence ATGCGCCCCAGCATCCTCAATCCTCTGTTTGCGCCGGTCACGACCCTGTCGGGGGTCGGGCCGAAGCAGGACAAGCTGCTGCGCTACCTGCTCGGCTGCACCGAGACGCCGCGGCTGGTCGACCTGCTGCTGCATCTGCCGGCCAGCGTGATCGACCGCCGCAACCGGCCGAAGGTCCGCGACGTCGAGGCCGGAACCGTGGTGACGCTCGAAGTCACGGTCGACCGCCACCGTCCCTCGCGCAACGCGCGCGCGCCATACCTCGTTTACGCCAGCGACGAGACCGGCGACGTCGTGCTGACGTTCTTCCGGCCCAAGGGCGACTACATCGAGAAGATGCTTCCGGTCGGCGCCAAGCGCTACGTCTCCGGCACCGTACAGATGTATGACGGCGTGCCGCAGATCGTGCATCCCGACCGCATCCTGGACGAGGCCGGCTTCGCAAAGCTCTCGGGAATCGACCCGGTCTATCCGCTGACCGAGGGCCTCGCACTCGGCTCGCTGCGGCGGGCGATCGCTGCGGCGCTGACCAAGCTGCCTGAGCTGCCGGAATGGATCAGTCCGGAGGTGCTCCGACGCTGCAACTTCCCCTCGCTGAAGGAGGCGCTGACGCGGGTGCACGTCCCGCAGGAGCTGACCGACATCCTGCCGGAAAACCCGTTCTGGTCGCGGCTGGCCTTCGATGAGCTGCTCGCCGGCCAATTGGCACTGGCACTGGTGCGGGCGCAACTGCGCCGGCCCGCGGGCAACCGTCATGCCGGCGACGGCCATCTGCGCCGCAAGATCATCGACGCCCTGCCCTATGCGCTGACGAACTCGCAAGCCGAGGCGATGGCCGCGATTGCCGCCGATCTCGAAAAGCCGGTGCGGATGCTGCGGCTGCTGCAGGGCGACGTCGGCTCCGGCAAGACGGTGGTGGCGTTGCTGGCGGCGGCCGCCGTCGCCGAGGCCGGCAAGCAGGCCGCCCTGATGGCGCCGACCGAGATTCTGGCGCGCCAGCATGCCAAGACCATCGCGCCTCTCGCCGCGCGCGCCGGCATGAACGTGGTCATCCTGACCGGACGCGAGAAGGGCAAGGAACGCCGCGACATCCTCGCCCGGCTCGAAGCCGGTGAGATCGACATCCTCATCGGCACCCACGCGCTGATCCAGGACGACGTGGTCTTCAAGTCGCTGGCGCTCGCCATCGTCGACGAGCAGCATCGCTTCGGAGTGCGCGAGCGGCTGGCGCTGACCTCGAAGGGCGAGGCCGTCGACGTGCTGGTGCTGTCGGCGACGCCGATCCCGCGCACCCTGGTGCTGACCTATTTCGGCGACATGGACATTTCCGAGCTGCGCGAGAAGCCAGCCGGCCGGCAGCCGATCGACACCCGCGCGGTGGCCGACACCAGACTCGGCGAGGTCGTCGACGCCGTCGGCCGCGCGCTCGATGCCGGCAAGCTGGTCTACTGGATCTGCCCGCTGGTCGAGGAATCCGAGGCCGAGGGCATCGATCATCTCACCAACGCGACCGACCGCTACGAGAGCCTGCGCGAGCGCTTCGGCGACAAGGTCGGCCTCGTCCACGGCAAGATGAAGGGCAGCGAGAAGGACGAGGTCATGGGGCGGTTCGCGGCCCATGAGCTGCGCCTGCTGGTTGCGACCACCGTGGTCGAGGTCGGCGTCGACGTGCCGGCCGCCAGCATCATGGTGATCGAGAACGCCGAGCGCTTCGGCCTGGCGCAGTTGCACCAGCTGCGCGGCCGGATCGGCCGCGGCTCGGAAGCCTCGACCTGCATCCTGCTCTATCACGAACCGCTCGGGCCGATGTCGAAGGCCCGCCTCGCCGTGATCCGAGAGACCACAGACGGGTTTCGCATCGCCGAGGAGGATCTCAAGCTGCGTGGCGAAGGCGACGTGCTCGGCATCCGCCAGAGCGGCCTGCCCGGCTACCGCATCGCGCGGCCCGAGGTGCATGCCCAACTGATCACCCAGGCCCGCGACGAGGCGCTGCGGATACTCAAGGAAGACCCGAAGCTGAAGGGCCCGCGCAGCGATGCGCTGCGCTGCCTGCTGTATCTCTACGAACGCGACGAGGCGATCCCGCTGCTGACGGCGGGTTGA
- a CDS encoding NAD(P)-dependent oxidoreductase, producing the protein MPPSIAVIAPGAMGSAIAARLVEHGCKVLTSLEERSAATRARAAASGMVGASDAEIANADIILSIVPPGEAVALAEQLATVINRNSKKPIIVDCNAVNVETIRTIEDIVLSSGARLVDAAIIGLPPKPGTKGPAFYVSGEAAADVAALGELGLDLRRIEGPIGAASALKMAYAGINKGLTGLGAAMVLAATRAGAADALRDELALSLPHVQARLANALPDMLPKAYRWVAEMREIAGFLGEDHPAALIYEGFARLFEHIAADVQGEGTDAAQLVAFAESCKTK; encoded by the coding sequence ATGCCTCCCAGCATTGCCGTCATCGCGCCCGGCGCCATGGGCAGCGCCATCGCCGCCCGTCTCGTGGAGCACGGCTGCAAGGTCCTGACGTCGCTCGAGGAGCGCAGCGCGGCGACGCGGGCGAGGGCGGCCGCATCCGGCATGGTCGGCGCCAGCGACGCCGAGATCGCCAATGCCGACATCATCCTGTCGATCGTGCCGCCGGGCGAGGCTGTGGCGCTGGCGGAGCAGCTCGCGACGGTCATCAACCGGAATTCGAAGAAGCCCATCATCGTCGACTGCAACGCCGTCAACGTCGAGACCATCCGGACAATCGAGGACATCGTGCTGTCGTCGGGCGCGCGCCTGGTCGACGCCGCCATCATCGGTCTGCCGCCGAAGCCCGGCACGAAGGGACCGGCCTTCTATGTGAGCGGCGAGGCGGCAGCCGATGTCGCCGCGTTGGGCGAACTCGGGCTCGATCTGCGCCGGATCGAAGGGCCGATCGGCGCGGCTTCGGCGCTGAAGATGGCCTATGCCGGCATCAACAAGGGACTGACAGGGCTCGGCGCAGCGATGGTGCTGGCCGCCACCCGCGCCGGCGCCGCCGACGCGCTGCGCGACGAGCTGGCGCTGAGCCTGCCGCACGTCCAGGCCCGTCTCGCCAACGCACTGCCGGACATGCTGCCGAAGGCCTATCGCTGGGTCGCCGAAATGCGCGAGATCGCGGGGTTCCTCGGCGAGGATCATCCGGCTGCTCTGATCTACGAGGGCTTTGCGCGGTTGTTCGAGCACATTGCGGCGGACGTGCAGGGCGAGGGCACCGACGCGGCGCAGCTGGTGGCGTTCGCCGAGAGTTGCAAAACGAAGTAG
- a CDS encoding autotransporter domain-containing protein, whose product MPVSRTTSLCAVALSAASLQLTAPAAAQTTYTRIQAFGDSYADTGNLWTFTGGAGKLPLYPTGRFSGGTNFVDTTSALLGIPQLNYAIGGAMAGDTNVVAPGIPGFFQEWSGLTGFSGRISSTDLVEISVGGNDARAYYRAGGSLAGAPTAAAVTAQQAMAGINALVGDGARSIVFTAGDVSTLPEAVGNANAPAGKAYSTTYNSLMQQSLAGVARSGVRVEYVDTGLIGTLIQANPSRYGFTNVGACPIACIGNPALQNQYLFYVDGVHLTSHGFEVLGQYIVNRLNAPLTFAPQGEVGSITAMGFASTLFGKLDMFRETAGFAPSTMNAYGAMGRPPYTKAPPLAPVSPWSFYMQGNGGVSDRQGSAASNGFNLDSIGGTIGVEYRLSANTMIGTAFDYSNPKARLFNSAGTTDANSYQFGLYGAWASSSLFAEGLATIGHQDYRNTRPGVVDTITSNPGGTTFVAAGKAGYLFDAGTAKLGPIGGLTYARARVDGFTETGDPALTLAVGSQTAETLIGSVGVQLRTPFQVQGNVINPYLNLTLDDDIIGNGRLIQYNATSAPVIVNNWTVPNGTSHNVYGRVSAGVVAPFWSHVALTVNVSRTIGRTGGDDFFGSGGLKIAF is encoded by the coding sequence ATGCCTGTGAGTAGGACGACATCGTTGTGTGCGGTCGCGCTGTCCGCGGCGTCCCTGCAACTGACCGCGCCGGCGGCGGCCCAGACCACCTATACGCGCATTCAGGCTTTTGGCGACAGCTACGCCGACACGGGCAATCTCTGGACCTTCACCGGCGGCGCCGGCAAGCTGCCGCTCTATCCCACCGGTCGCTTCAGCGGCGGCACGAATTTCGTCGACACGACCTCGGCGCTGCTCGGCATTCCCCAGCTCAACTACGCGATCGGCGGCGCCATGGCGGGCGATACCAACGTGGTGGCGCCGGGCATTCCCGGCTTCTTCCAGGAATGGAGCGGACTGACGGGCTTCTCCGGCAGGATCTCGTCGACCGACCTGGTCGAGATCTCGGTCGGCGGCAACGATGCGCGGGCCTATTACCGCGCCGGCGGCTCGCTCGCTGGCGCGCCGACGGCCGCGGCCGTCACGGCCCAGCAGGCCATGGCCGGCATCAACGCGCTGGTCGGCGACGGCGCGCGCAGTATCGTGTTCACGGCCGGCGATGTCAGCACCTTGCCGGAGGCCGTTGGCAACGCCAATGCTCCGGCCGGCAAGGCCTACAGCACGACCTATAACAGCCTGATGCAGCAGTCGCTCGCTGGCGTCGCGCGTTCGGGCGTGCGTGTCGAGTACGTCGACACCGGACTGATCGGCACGCTGATCCAGGCCAATCCGTCGCGCTATGGCTTCACCAATGTCGGCGCCTGTCCGATCGCGTGCATCGGCAATCCTGCGCTGCAGAACCAGTATCTGTTCTACGTCGATGGCGTGCACCTGACGTCACACGGCTTCGAGGTGCTGGGGCAGTACATCGTCAACCGCCTCAACGCGCCGCTGACCTTCGCGCCGCAAGGCGAGGTGGGGTCGATCACCGCGATGGGCTTCGCCTCGACCCTGTTCGGCAAGCTCGACATGTTCCGCGAGACCGCGGGCTTTGCTCCGTCGACGATGAACGCCTATGGGGCAATGGGCCGCCCGCCCTACACCAAGGCGCCGCCGCTCGCGCCGGTCAGTCCATGGTCGTTCTACATGCAGGGCAATGGTGGCGTCAGCGACCGCCAGGGCAGCGCCGCCTCGAACGGCTTCAATCTCGACAGCATCGGCGGCACCATTGGCGTCGAGTACCGGCTGTCGGCGAACACCATGATCGGTACCGCCTTCGACTATTCCAATCCAAAGGCGAGGCTGTTCAACAGCGCCGGCACCACGGATGCCAACTCCTATCAGTTCGGCCTCTACGGGGCCTGGGCCAGCAGCAGCCTGTTTGCCGAGGGCCTGGCGACGATCGGCCATCAGGACTATCGCAACACGCGGCCGGGCGTGGTCGACACCATCACCTCCAATCCCGGCGGCACCACCTTCGTCGCGGCCGGCAAAGCCGGTTACCTGTTCGATGCAGGCACGGCGAAGCTCGGCCCGATCGGCGGGCTGACCTATGCCCGCGCCCGCGTCGACGGCTTCACTGAGACCGGCGATCCTGCGCTCACGCTCGCGGTCGGCTCGCAGACCGCCGAGACCCTGATCGGCAGCGTCGGCGTGCAGCTGCGCACCCCGTTCCAGGTGCAGGGCAACGTCATCAATCCGTACCTGAACCTGACGCTCGATGACGACATCATCGGCAACGGCCGCCTGATTCAGTACAACGCGACCTCGGCGCCCGTCATCGTCAACAACTGGACGGTTCCGAACGGCACGTCGCATAACGTCTACGGCCGGGTGAGCGCCGGCGTCGTGGCGCCGTTCTGGAGCCATGTGGCGCTGACGGTGAACGTGTCGCGCACGATCGGACGCACGGGTGGCGACGATTTCTTCGGCAGCGGAGGCTTGAAGATTGCGTTCTGA
- a CDS encoding VOC family protein: MPDFNFLILYVDNPPRSAAFYADLLGRPVIEQSPTFAMLPLREGVMLGLWSRHTVEPPATGAAGFGEVAFAVGDAGEVQRLHDDWKARGLSIAQAPTRMDFGTTFVTLDPDGHRLRVFVPQDAA; encoded by the coding sequence ATGCCCGACTTCAATTTCCTGATCCTCTATGTCGACAACCCGCCGAGGAGCGCGGCCTTCTATGCGGATCTGCTCGGCCGGCCCGTGATCGAACAATCGCCGACGTTCGCCATGCTGCCGCTGCGCGAGGGCGTCATGCTGGGCTTGTGGTCGCGGCACACGGTCGAGCCGCCAGCGACGGGCGCCGCAGGCTTCGGCGAGGTCGCGTTCGCGGTCGGCGATGCCGGCGAGGTCCAGCGGCTGCACGACGACTGGAAGGCGCGCGGACTTTCGATCGCGCAGGCGCCGACACGGATGGATTTCGGAACCACGTTCGTCACGCTCGATCCGGACGGGCATCGCCTGCGCGTGTTCGTTCCGCAGGATGCGGCCTAG
- a CDS encoding DUF502 domain-containing protein, translated as MSSRDDLPPETDPLADAPAETPHHGLMFRFRNYFLTGLVVAGPVAITLYITWWFVTWVDGLVRPFVPLVYRPETYLPFGVPGSGLIVAVIGLTLLGFLTANLIGRTLVDLGERLLGRIPAVRAIYRGLKQVFETLFSGKGSSLRRVGLVEFPSPGMWSIVLISQPPSAEISSRLPGDDEQISVFLPCAPNPTTGFFFYLPRSKIIEVDMSAEDAATLIMSCGVVQPGSDQQKKVAALANMANAARLANTPAQPAPHREPEPAKAD; from the coding sequence ATGAGTTCCCGCGACGACCTGCCGCCTGAGACCGATCCCTTGGCCGATGCTCCGGCCGAGACGCCCCATCATGGGCTGATGTTCCGGTTTCGCAACTATTTCCTGACCGGCCTCGTCGTCGCCGGTCCCGTCGCCATCACGCTCTACATCACCTGGTGGTTCGTGACCTGGGTGGACGGGCTGGTCCGGCCGTTCGTGCCGCTGGTGTATCGTCCGGAGACCTATCTGCCGTTCGGCGTGCCCGGCTCCGGCCTGATCGTAGCCGTGATCGGGCTGACGCTGCTCGGCTTCCTGACGGCCAACCTGATCGGCCGCACCCTGGTCGACCTCGGCGAGCGGCTGCTCGGCCGCATCCCGGCGGTGCGGGCGATCTATCGCGGCCTCAAGCAGGTGTTCGAGACGCTGTTCTCGGGCAAGGGCTCGAGCCTGCGCCGTGTCGGCCTGGTCGAGTTTCCCTCGCCCGGCATGTGGTCGATCGTCCTGATCTCGCAGCCGCCGAGCGCGGAGATTTCGAGCCGGCTGCCCGGTGACGACGAGCAGATCTCGGTGTTCTTGCCGTGCGCACCGAACCCCACCACCGGCTTCTTCTTCTATCTGCCGCGGAGCAAGATCATCGAGGTCGACATGAGCGCCGAGGACGCGGCGACGCTGATCATGTCCTGCGGCGTGGTGCAGCCGGGATCGGACCAGCAGAAAAAAGTCGCGGCGCTGGCCAACATGGCCAACGCCGCGCGCCTCGCCAACACACCCGCGCAGCCAGCGCCGCACCGCGAGCCCGAGCCGGCCAAGGCGGACTAG
- a CDS encoding LysE family translocator, protein MAFDTWLLFLLMSIGISLTPGPSGLLALTHGALHGGRRTLFTIAGGLIGFVLIIALCMFGIGALVQSSIAWLVVLKWVGGLYLAWLGIKLWRSPPVAVDAGSEPAVASGQVLFRQGFLTAATNPKCLLFFSALLPQFIDPERSLVVQFGIVAVTYTATEFLTEVAIASAAAQVRPWLARVGRRFNQVCGGIFVAVGLALPLRSA, encoded by the coding sequence ATGGCTTTCGACACTTGGCTGCTGTTCCTGCTCATGAGCATCGGTATCTCGCTCACGCCCGGCCCGAGCGGCCTGCTGGCTCTCACCCATGGGGCGCTGCATGGCGGGCGCAGGACGCTGTTCACGATCGCCGGCGGCCTGATCGGCTTCGTCCTCATCATCGCGCTCTGCATGTTCGGCATCGGCGCGCTGGTGCAATCCTCCATCGCCTGGCTGGTCGTCCTGAAGTGGGTGGGCGGGCTGTATCTCGCCTGGCTCGGCATCAAGCTGTGGCGATCGCCGCCGGTGGCGGTCGATGCCGGCAGTGAGCCCGCCGTTGCGAGCGGGCAGGTGCTGTTTCGCCAGGGTTTCCTGACCGCGGCCACCAATCCCAAATGCCTGCTGTTCTTCAGCGCCCTGTTGCCGCAGTTCATCGACCCCGAGCGCAGCCTTGTGGTACAGTTCGGCATCGTGGCCGTCACCTATACGGCGACCGAGTTCCTGACCGAGGTCGCCATCGCCAGCGCGGCGGCCCAGGTTCGTCCATGGCTCGCCCGGGTCGGGCGGCGCTTCAACCAGGTCTGCGGCGGCATCTTCGTGGCGGTCGGCCTGGCCCTGCCGCTGCGTAGCGCCTAG
- a CDS encoding transposase — protein sequence MIVPFRCVGIDVCKPYLDIFDEAVGAPERIANGPQAITQLVARWGCDVLVVFEATGVYDLELREALRRAGIRFARINPARARDFARASGQLAKTDPIDARTLAAFGRAMQPATEQAMTPAQSALARLAKRRDQLVAMRAQEKNRRSEAEDRAMAERISRLIEVLNDEIVEIEAEINALIKAEPVLAEQAQLMRSVPGVGPVACMQLITQMPELGHLGPKEVAALAGLAPFNRDSGAYRGKRKIGGGRKRVRDALYMAALNAVRRADRFKIFYNRLRQAGKPAKLALIAVARKLLTILNAMMRDRKPYAITPST from the coding sequence GTGATCGTACCTTTTCGTTGCGTCGGAATCGACGTTTGCAAACCCTATCTCGATATTTTTGATGAAGCCGTGGGGGCGCCGGAGCGCATCGCCAACGGGCCACAGGCCATCACACAGCTGGTGGCGCGTTGGGGATGCGATGTTCTGGTGGTCTTTGAGGCCACGGGTGTCTACGACCTCGAACTGCGCGAGGCCCTGCGTCGGGCGGGCATCCGCTTTGCGCGGATCAACCCGGCTCGAGCTCGCGATTTCGCCCGCGCCAGCGGCCAACTCGCCAAGACCGATCCGATCGACGCGCGAACGCTGGCAGCCTTTGGGCGCGCCATGCAGCCAGCCACCGAGCAGGCCATGACGCCTGCCCAAAGCGCCCTCGCCAGGCTTGCAAAACGGCGGGATCAACTGGTTGCCATGCGCGCCCAGGAAAAGAACCGCCGCAGCGAGGCCGAGGACCGCGCCATGGCCGAACGCATCAGCCGCCTGATCGAGGTCCTCAATGACGAGATCGTCGAGATCGAGGCCGAGATCAACGCGCTCATCAAAGCCGAGCCGGTGCTTGCGGAGCAGGCACAGCTGATGCGCTCCGTGCCCGGTGTGGGACCCGTCGCCTGCATGCAACTCATCACCCAGATGCCGGAACTCGGCCATCTCGGGCCAAAGGAGGTAGCCGCTCTTGCGGGCCTGGCTCCCTTCAATCGCGATAGCGGGGCGTATCGTGGCAAGCGCAAGATCGGCGGCGGCCGGAAGCGTGTCCGCGACGCCCTCTACATGGCCGCCCTCAACGCCGTCCGCCGCGCCGATCGCTTCAAGATCTTTTACAACCGTCTGCGCCAAGCCGGTAAACCCGCCAAGCTCGCCCTCATCGCCGTCGCCAGGAAGCTTCTAACCATCCTGAATGCCATGATGCGCGACCGAAAACCTTATGCGATCACTCCATCAACATAA
- the glmS gene encoding glutamine--fructose-6-phosphate transaminase (isomerizing) — protein MCGIIGILGRGPVAAHLVDSLKRLEYRGYDSAGVATLEGDHLDRRRAEGKLKNLEKRLEQQPLKGHAGIGHTRWATHGKPTESNAHPHATDNVAVVHNGIIENFRELRAELEKQGAKFASETDTETVVHLVNSYLLKGHTPQQAVAASLPQLKGAFALAFLFKGHGNLLIGARKGSPLAMGYGDGEMFLGSDAIALAPFTDTISYLDDGDWVEITRDAGIIHDATGAVVKREVLKSGASSFLVDKANYRHFMAKEIHEQPEVVGHTLARYVDMGTERVMLPARLPFDFKDIQRISITACGTASYAGFVAKYWFERFARVPVELDVASEFRYREAPLRKGDLAIFISQSGETADTLAALRYAKSQGVHTLSVVNVPTSTIARESEIVMPTLAGPEIGVASTKAFTCQLMVLAALAIAAGRGRGELSEADEAKLVHGLVEVPRLIAAALTVEPQIEKLAREIAKSKDVLYLGRGTSYPLALEGALKLKEISYIHAEGYAAGELKHGPIALIDETMPVVVIAPYDRVFEKTVSNMQEVAARGGKIILMTDAKGAEEATVDSLVTIIMPDMAATFTPIVYAIPVQLLAYHTAVVMGTDVDQPRNLAKSVTVE, from the coding sequence ATGTGCGGAATCATCGGGATCCTGGGACGCGGGCCGGTTGCTGCGCATCTCGTCGATTCCCTGAAACGTCTCGAATATCGCGGCTACGATTCCGCGGGCGTCGCCACGCTCGAGGGCGATCATCTGGACCGGCGGCGCGCCGAGGGCAAGCTGAAGAACCTCGAGAAGCGGCTCGAGCAGCAGCCGCTGAAGGGACACGCCGGCATCGGTCACACCCGCTGGGCCACCCACGGCAAACCGACCGAGAGCAACGCGCATCCGCATGCGACTGACAACGTTGCCGTGGTGCATAACGGCATCATCGAGAATTTTCGCGAACTACGGGCCGAGCTCGAAAAGCAGGGCGCCAAGTTCGCATCCGAGACCGACACCGAGACCGTCGTCCATCTGGTCAATTCCTATCTGCTGAAGGGCCACACGCCGCAACAGGCCGTGGCTGCGTCGCTGCCGCAGTTGAAGGGCGCATTCGCGCTGGCCTTCCTGTTCAAGGGCCACGGCAATCTCCTGATCGGCGCCCGCAAGGGCTCGCCGCTGGCGATGGGCTATGGCGACGGCGAGATGTTCCTGGGCTCGGACGCGATCGCGCTGGCGCCGTTCACCGATACGATCAGCTATCTCGATGACGGCGACTGGGTCGAGATCACCCGCGACGCCGGCATCATCCACGATGCAACGGGCGCGGTGGTGAAGCGCGAGGTGCTGAAATCCGGCGCGTCGTCGTTCCTGGTCGACAAGGCCAACTATCGCCATTTCATGGCCAAGGAAATCCACGAGCAGCCGGAGGTCGTCGGCCACACCTTGGCACGCTACGTCGACATGGGCACCGAGCGCGTGATGCTGCCGGCGCGGCTGCCGTTCGACTTCAAAGATATCCAGCGCATCTCGATCACCGCCTGCGGCACCGCAAGCTACGCCGGCTTCGTCGCCAAATACTGGTTCGAGCGCTTCGCGCGGGTGCCGGTCGAGCTCGACGTCGCCTCCGAGTTCCGCTACCGCGAGGCGCCGCTGCGCAAGGGCGATCTTGCCATCTTCATCTCGCAATCCGGCGAGACCGCCGACACCCTGGCGGCGCTGCGCTACGCCAAGTCGCAGGGCGTCCATACGCTCTCCGTCGTCAACGTCCCGACCTCGACGATCGCGCGCGAGAGCGAGATCGTGATGCCGACGCTTGCGGGCCCCGAGATCGGCGTCGCCTCGACCAAGGCCTTCACCTGCCAGCTGATGGTGCTGGCGGCGCTGGCGATTGCCGCCGGCCGCGGCCGCGGCGAGCTCTCTGAGGCCGACGAGGCCAAGCTGGTGCACGGCCTCGTCGAGGTGCCGCGGCTGATTGCGGCGGCGCTGACGGTCGAGCCGCAGATCGAGAAGCTCGCGCGCGAGATCGCCAAGTCGAAGGACGTGCTGTATCTCGGCCGCGGCACCTCCTATCCGCTGGCGCTGGAAGGCGCGCTGAAGCTGAAGGAGATCTCCTACATCCATGCCGAGGGCTATGCCGCCGGTGAGCTCAAGCATGGCCCGATCGCGCTGATCGACGAGACCATGCCGGTCGTCGTCATTGCGCCCTATGATCGCGTGTTCGAGAAGACGGTGTCGAACATGCAGGAGGTCGCCGCGCGCGGCGGCAAGATCATCCTGATGACCGATGCCAAGGGCGCCGAGGAGGCGACCGTGGACTCGCTGGTCACGATCATCATGCCGGACATGGCCGCGACGTTCACGCCGATCGTCTACGCCATCCCGGTCCAGCTCCTGGCCTATCACACCGCCGTGGTGATGGGGACGGACGTCGACCAGCCGCGCAATCTCGCCAAGTCGGTCACGGTGGAGTAG
- the glmU gene encoding bifunctional UDP-N-acetylglucosamine diphosphorylase/glucosamine-1-phosphate N-acetyltransferase GlmU yields the protein MTARSSLTIVLAAGEGTRMRTSVPKVLHPIAGESLLAHVLAAAPHGDGASIAVVVGPGHDAVEKEARRLRADADIFVQHDRLGTAHAVLAARQAIARGADDLLVAFGDTPLITAETFARLRAALAQGAALAVLGFRAADPTGYGRLLLDGSKLVAIREQADASEAERAITLCNAGVMAMDGRCALAILDRIGNANSKGEYYLVDAVAIAREQGLDAVVIETSEDEVRGINTKAQLAEAEAVMQTRLRRAAMDAGVTLIAPETVYLAADTTFGKDVTIEPFVVIGPGVSIGDGAVVHSFSHIVQSKLGRNSLLGPFARLRPGTSLGEGAKIGNFVEAKAAVLEAGVKVNHLSYIGDAHVGANSNIGAGTITCNYDGFNKHKTNIGEGAFIGTNTSLVAPINIGARAYIGSGSVITRDVPDDALALERSPQTTREGAAARFRNAKQRHKK from the coding sequence ATGACCGCTCGATCCAGTCTGACCATCGTGCTTGCGGCAGGCGAGGGCACCCGGATGCGCACGAGCGTGCCCAAGGTGTTGCATCCCATCGCCGGCGAATCACTGCTCGCGCACGTCCTGGCGGCGGCGCCGCACGGGGATGGCGCCAGCATCGCGGTGGTGGTGGGGCCGGGGCACGACGCGGTCGAGAAGGAAGCCAGGCGCCTGCGCGCGGATGCGGATATCTTCGTCCAGCACGACCGGCTGGGGACGGCGCATGCGGTGCTGGCGGCGCGGCAGGCGATCGCGCGCGGCGCAGACGATCTGCTGGTCGCATTCGGCGACACGCCGCTGATCACGGCCGAGACGTTCGCGCGGCTGCGGGCGGCGCTGGCGCAGGGCGCAGCGCTCGCCGTGCTCGGCTTTCGCGCCGCCGATCCGACCGGCTACGGTCGCCTGCTGCTCGACGGATCGAAGCTGGTCGCGATCCGCGAACAGGCCGATGCGAGCGAAGCGGAGCGGGCGATCACGCTGTGCAATGCCGGGGTGATGGCGATGGACGGCCGTTGCGCGCTCGCGATCCTCGACCGGATCGGCAACGCCAACAGCAAGGGCGAGTATTATCTCGTTGACGCGGTGGCGATCGCGCGCGAGCAGGGGCTCGACGCGGTCGTGATCGAGACGTCTGAAGACGAAGTGCGCGGCATCAACACCAAGGCGCAGCTCGCCGAGGCCGAGGCCGTGATGCAGACCCGGTTGCGCCGCGCGGCGATGGATGCGGGCGTGACGCTGATCGCGCCGGAGACCGTCTATCTCGCCGCGGATACGACGTTCGGCAAGGACGTGACCATCGAGCCGTTCGTCGTGATCGGCCCCGGCGTGTCGATCGGCGACGGCGCGGTGGTGCATTCGTTCTCGCACATCGTGCAATCCAAGCTCGGCCGCAACAGCCTGCTCGGGCCGTTCGCGCGGCTGCGGCCCGGTACGTCGCTCGGCGAAGGCGCCAAGATCGGCAATTTCGTCGAGGCCAAGGCCGCAGTGCTGGAGGCGGGCGTGAAGGTCAATCACCTGTCCTATATCGGCGACGCCCATGTCGGCGCCAATTCCAACATCGGTGCCGGCACCATCACCTGCAACTATGACGGCTTCAACAAGCACAAGACGAACATCGGCGAGGGCGCCTTCATCGGCACCAACACCTCGCTGGTGGCGCCGATCAACATCGGCGCCCGCGCCTATATCGGCTCAGGCTCGGTGATCACGCGCGACGTGCCCGACGATGCGCTGGCGCTGGAGCGCAGTCCTCAGACGACGCGCGAAGGCGCCGCGGCGCGCTTTCGGAATGCCAAGCAACGCCACAAGAAGTGA